AAGCCTACCTCTTTATTGGAATAGACTGCATCAACACGGCATTTAGAAAGTTTTTTGAAAGGCGCTATGTCGTCTGGAGTTGTATCAATACTGATTCTTCCTCTGAGTGGCTTACTTATTTTTATGAGCTCATTTGAGGTGTTTGAAGGGCCGTATACCCCTACGCGTTTGCCTCTGAGGCTGTAGATGTTTTTATAATTGATAGGTGTGGTTGTGCACTCAAAAAAACCATACTCTGTATTAATAATCGGAGGTGAAAATATTATCCATGATTCTCTTTGTTTATTTTTTCCTATTAAAAAAATAGCTTGCACTTCACCTTTTTTAGCCATGCTCTGCGACCTTCTCCAAGGTCGCAGTATTATTTCATAGTCGGTCTCCAACTTCATACATATTTTTTTAATGATTGCCGCACCGGGGCCTTGGACTTCACCATTTTCTAAATATGAAAAAGGTGGGAAATCCTGAGTGGCGAAAGTTATTTTGTCTTTCGCATTTGCAGGAAGAGGTGAGAAACACAACAAGAGAGTCATAATTGCGAATATTATTTTCGGCAAAGGATGCTCCTTAAAAGAAAATCCCGCTGAAGATTAGTCTTCAACGAGATTTAAAATAACATTTGGAGCAGTCTTCCGCAATGCTGCTTTGAAATTATTTAGGGGGTTGTTTCTCCGCTTTCAAAGCACCTAGCAAAGCTTCATCAAGTGAAGGATGTGGAAAAATTACTTTGTGGAGATCTTCTTCAGTCCATGCCTCTTGAACAATCATAGCAGCAGCAGTCGTGAAGCCGGACACATGGTGTCCGACAGCGGTAATTCCTGTAACTTTATCATCCAGCCATACCACTTTCACAAAGCCTTGAGTTGCGGCATATGATTGCGCAATGGGATTGGCTACCAGTTGGAACGAAGATACTTTTATCTCACCTTTTCCTTCAAGGTCGGTGACCATCTGTCCGACACGCATGGTTTCGGGTGATCCATAGAGAATTGAAGGGATGGGGGCATGAGTGTACGGACCTTTGTCTTTT
Above is a window of Maridesulfovibrio ferrireducens DNA encoding:
- a CDS encoding ABC transporter substrate-binding protein, whose protein sequence is MPKIIFAIMTLLLCFSPLPANAKDKITFATQDFPPFSYLENGEVQGPGAAIIKKICMKLETDYEIILRPWRRSQSMAKKGEVQAIFLIGKNKQRESWIIFSPPIINTEYGFFECTTTPINYKNIYSLRGKRVGVYGPSNTSNELIKISKPLRGRISIDTTPDDIAPFKKLSKCRVDAVYSNKEVGFAMIEKLNLDNIQFAGANKDINYYIGFSKEFAPPEFVKKFNKELENMKKTGELQLILNKFGMQAAHEAQ